From a region of the Impatiens glandulifera chromosome 4, dImpGla2.1, whole genome shotgun sequence genome:
- the LOC124934495 gene encoding uncharacterized protein LOC124934495: MVDKIKEEVQKQLEADFLDVVEYPEWVANVVPVAKKDGKVRVCVDYRDLNKASPKDNFPLPHIDVLVDHAAGHELLSFMDGFSGYNQVLMAPEDKEKTTFITEVGTFCYRVMPFGLKNAGATYQRATTTILHDMIHKEVEVYVDDMIVKSRNRAGHIVNLEKFLQRIRKYQLRLNPKKCTFGVTAGKMLGFLITQRGIEVDPSKIAAITAMPTPRNEREVRGFLGKIQYISRFISKLTSTCDPLFKLLKKDQKFVWSDACQHAFDKVKAYLQSPPILMSPRLGVPLILYLTVTESSMGSMLAQENENKEEVAVYYLSKRMTGYELNYSSVEKVCWALAWVTKRLRHYMQAHPIKLVSRLDPIRFLFQRTLLSSRLAKWMMMISEYDITYIVQKSIKGSIVADFLADQPITVGDDDEEMVFPDDEIMVVQSETWKLMFDGASGRQGYVIGILLINPAGTYNPTSVKLSYSVTNNEAEYEACIAGIKLASEKRISRLEVIGDSNLVISQANGDWQVKGDNLKPYHSFLMRLIAKFESVVFIHASRSQNRFADALATLAAMAQIPEGIKIKPLKIQKRCNRIYEKLVVANASISSKPWFEPIQSYIERGEYPAHFQKKERRALRQFATSYVVVAGCLYRRSFDGQNMLCVDQAESTTIMEEVHAGNCGSHMNGMALAKKVLRLGYFWQNLEQDCIAFVKKCHQCQIYANLKHTLASLLYNMTSPWPFSTWGIDIIGKIHPHWVEASSFKTLKSSHVAKFIRNNIISRYGVPHSMISDNGRHFQGNVLELLREFKIEHHKSSPYRPQTNGVVEAANKNVISILKKATQTYRDWHEKLPYALWGYRTTARTSTGETPYSLVYGMEAVQPIELELPTLRVLLESHVIEEDWLKSRYDQLSLMEDRRLDALCKTQAYQQRMTRAFNKKVKPRHLVVGDLVLRKTRELQDPRGKFQPPWEGPFIIKQIFSGGAVRLATLDGDECSSPFNLDTLKKYYS; encoded by the exons ATGGTCGACAAGATTAAAGAAGAGGTGCAGAAACAATTGGAAGCCGACTTTTTAGATGTTGTCGAATATCCAGAATGGGTCGCCAATGTGGTCCCCGTGGCTAAGAAAGATGGAAAAGTCCGTGTGTGCGTGGACTACCGTGATCTCAACAAAGCTAGCCCCAAAGATAATTTCCCACTCCCACACATTGACGTGTTGGTTGACCACGCGGCTGGTCATGAgctcctatcattcatggatgGTTTCTCAGGCTATAATCAAGTTTTGATGGCGCCTGAGGACAAAGAAAAGACTACTTTTATCACTGAAGTTGGCACCTTCTGCTACCGTGTAATGCCTTTCGGGCTGAAGAACGCTGGAGCCACGTATCAGAGGGCGACCACCACTATTCTCCAcgacatgatccacaaggaagttGAAGTCTACGTCGATGATATGATTGTGAAATCCCGAAATCGAGCGGGACACATTGTAAACCTAGAGAAGTTCCTTCAAAGGATTCGGAAATACCAACTTCGTTTAAATCCAAAGAAATGCACATTCGGTGTTACTGCCGGTAAGATGCTGGGATTTCTAATTACTCAGAGAGGAATAGAAGTCGACCCTAGCAAAATTGCAGCCATCACGGCCATGCCAACACCCCGGAACGAGCGAGAGGTTCGAGGATTTCTCGGGAAAATTCAGTACATTAGTCGCTTCATCAGTAAGCTCACTTCCACTTGCGATCCTCTCTTCAAGCTTCTGAAGAAGGATCAAAAATTCGTCTGGAGTGACGCTTGTCAACACGCCTTTGATAAGGTGAAAGCTTATTTGCAATCCCCTCCTATTCTCATGTCTCCAAGGCTAGGAGTTCCTTTGATTCTTTATCTCACCGTCACCGAGTCATCCATGGGGAGCATGTTGGCCCAAGAGAACGAGAACAAAGAGGAAGTAGCTGTCTACTACCTCAGCAAAAGGATGACCGGTTACGAGTTGAACTATTCTTCTGTGGAAAAAGTCTGTTGGGCACTAGCCTGGGTAACGAAGAGGTTGCGCcactacatgcaagcccacccAATCAAGCTAGTGTCAAGACTCGATCCCATTCGTTTCTTGTTTCAAAGAACTCTTCTTTCGTCGCGTCTtgctaaatggatgatgatgatttcagaATATGACATCACATATATCGTGCAAAAGTCAATCAAGGGGAGCATAGTGGCTGATTTCCTAGCTGATCAACCAATCACCGTTGGAGACGATGACGAAGAGATGGTCTTTCCAGATGATGAGATCATGGTTGTTCAATCCGAAACGTGGAAGTTAATGTTCGATGGCGCGTCGGGCAGACAGGGTTACGTCATTGGTATCCTTTTGATCAATCCTGCTGGCACGTATAATCCTACTTCTGTTAAGTTGAGTTATAGTGTCACCAACAACGAGGCTGAGTACGAAGCATGCATTGCTGGGATCAAGTTAGCTAGCGAGAAGAGGATTAGCAGATTGGAGGTTATTGGAGACTCGAATCTTGTAATCTCACAAGCCAATGGGGATTGGCAGGTCAAAGGCGACAATCTTAAACCTTATCATTCTTTTCTCATGCGTTTAATCGCCAAATTCGAAAGTGTTGTTTTCATCCATGCTTCAAGGAGTCAGAACCGTTTCGCTGACGCCCTTGCAACTCTCGCGGCAATGGCTCAAATTCCCGAAGGAATCAAGATCAAGCCACTCAAAATCCAAAAGAGGTGCAATCGCATCTATGAGAAACTAGTGGTGGCTAACGCTAGTATCTCAAGCAAACCTTGGTTCGAGCCCATTCAATCATATATCGAAAGGGGGGAATACCCTGCCCACTTTCAGAAGAAAGAGCGCCGCGCTCTCCGTCAGTTTGCCACTAGCTATGTGGTTGTGGCGGGATGTCTCTATCGACGATCTTTTGATGGACAAAACATGCTTTGTGTAGATCAGGCGGAGTCTACTACCATCATGGAAGAAGTGCATGCTGGGAATTGCGGTTCCCACATGAATGGCATGGCTCTTGCTAAGAAAGTTCTTCGGCTAGGCTACTTTTGGCAGAACTTGGAACAGGATTGCATTGCGTTCGTCAAGAAGTGTCACCAGTGTCAAATTTATGCTAATCTAAAGCATACTCTCGCTTCTCTCCTCTATAACATGACTTCTCCATGGCCATTTTCTACATGGGGAATTGACATCATTGGGAAAATCCACCCTCAc TGGGTTGAGGCTTCTTCATTCAAAACCCTCAAATCCTCCCACGTGGCAAAGTTCATTCGCAATAATATCATTAGTCGATACGGGGTTCCCCATTCGATGATTTCCGATAATGGACGACACTTTCAAGGTAATGTGCTCGAACTTTTAAGAGAATTCAAAATCGAGCATCATAAGTCTTCACCATATCGACCGCAAACCAACGGGGTAGTCGAGGCTGCTAACAAGAATGTGATCTCAATCTTGAAGAAAGCCACACAAACATATAGGGATTGGCATGAGAAGCTACCCTATGCTCTGTGGGGTTACCGAACCACCGCTCGGACCTCTACAGGCGAAACTCCTTATTCGTTGGTATATGGCATGGAGGCAGTTCAACCCATTGAGTTGGAATTGCCTACTCTCAGGGTTCTTTTGGAGAGCCACGTCATCGAGGAAGATTGGCTGAAGTCCAGATACGACCAACTATCACTCATGGAGGACCGGAGGCTAGATGCCCTATGCAAGACACAAGCTTATCAACAACGCATGACAAGGGCGTTCAACAAGAAGGTTAAACCTAGGCATCTTGTTGTAGGGGACCTTGTTCTTAGAAAGACCCGAGAGCTACAAGACCCTAGAGGAAAATTTCAGCCGCCATGGGAGGGACCTTTCATCATCAAGCAGATTTTTTCAGGTGGAGCTGTTCGCCTCGCCACTCTCGATGGCGATGAGTGTTCATCACCCTTTAATCTTGACACGCTCAAGAAATACTACTCCTGA
- the LOC124934497 gene encoding pentatricopeptide repeat-containing protein At4g01570-like, which yields MHHVIRGGGGSTTTRTIYSCFAFILCRNISNVRTSSNGASHIRNSSLVAFVVKALCRDGGGGGVCNLEGENVPISEGLVLQILRRNSLDIDMKVDFFRWCTLSPNYKHSSTTYLAVIHSIFRSRSVRRRHDIFDILISMKRDGHVLDSSTFNLVFNAFVHSSALKTMNHVPELYGFVIVALIRKGQIDSALSIFFKLLDASELIEVTVCNELLTALKRADMKKELIQVFNKLRTKRHFKLDWLGYNICIHAFGCCWGDLEMSMRLFEKMKDEGYSLDPDLFTFNSLIHALCLANRMRYAIMVWEESCHETDAYTYRILIQACFRFRIQYALKIFTGMLNKGLHPDSMIYNSLLNGLFNNGMVTNAVELYERMIDEGLKVSLCTYNILIVGLFNNGKGEDAYTMFCDLKDKCSLVNGETYKCVILQFCKEDKIEEALNLVEEMEARGFIVDLVTIESLLIKLVRKGRWDLIERLLKHIREENLFSPEVLKWKTNIDILRGKNMNLTRITRDDDKSEVVDIEEENSSQLSTHKSDLYQMISLKRKSKRIQSRHVTEHVSECYYINMVNVYLSAYLAKGDMSLACQLFVKSREMGLNPITYTYNSIISCLVDNGYFDEAWDVLHKMDKNLCNADVATYNMIIHGLGKMGRVDLLNQFLNSYKDGGGYLDHIMYNTLINAFGKCGDLDKANKFFEEMKSSGMHPCRITFNTMIDIHAKAGRVEDAHRFLKMMLNSDCAPNHVTDTILKFLEVLNK from the coding sequence ATGCACCACGTTATTAGAGGAGGAGGAGGGTCTACAACAACAAGAACAATCTACTCCTGTTTTGCATTCATATTATGTAGAAACATATCTAACGTCAGAACTTCTAGTAACGGCGCATCACATATTCGGAATTCCTCACTTGTCGCATTTGTTGTCAAAGCTCTGTGTAGAgacggaggaggaggaggagttTGTAACCTCGAAGGGGAGAATGTTCCAATCTCCGAGGGTCTTGTTCTCCAAATTCTTCGAAGGAATTCTCTTGACATTGACATGAAGGTGGATTTCTTCAGATGGTGTACGCTGAGTCCTAATTATAAACACTCGTCCACAACTTATTTAGCGGTGATCCACTCAATCTTTAGATCCCGCAGTGTACGCCGCCGCCATGACATCTTTGACATTTTGATATCTATGAAGCGAGATGGGCATGTTCTTGATTCTTCAACCTTTAATTTAGTTTTCAATGCATTTGTTCATTCTTCAGCCTTAAAAACCATGAACCATGTCCCCGAACTTTATGGTTTTGTTATTGTTGCACTCATCCGCAAAGGGCAAATTGACTCGGCTTTGTCCATCTTCTTTAAGCTTCTAGATGCCAGTGAATTGATTGAGGTCACTGTCTGCAATGAATTGCTTACTGCTCTTAAAAGGGCAGACATGAAGAAGGAACTTATCCaagtttttaataaacttaGAACTAAAAGACATTTCAAATTGGATTGGTTAggatataatatatgtatccaTGCTTTTGGGTGTTGTTGGGGTGATCTTGAAATGTCAATGCGACTTTTCGAAAAGATGAAGGATGAGGGTTATTCACTTGATCCGGACTTGTTCACATTTAATAGCCTTATTCATGCTCTCTGTCTTGCTAATAGAATGAGATATGCAATCATGGTTTGGGAAGAATCATGCCATGAAACTGATGCTTACACCTATAGAATTCTAATTCAAGCCTGTTTCAGATTTAGAATCCAATATGCATTAAAGATATTCACCGGGATGCTAAATAAAGGTTTGCATCCTGATTCAATGATTTATAACTCCCTTTTAAATGGGTTGTTTAATAATGGGATGGTTACGAACGCAGTCGAGCTTTATGAAAGAATGATCGATGAAGGACTGAAGGTTTCTCTATGTacttacaatatattaattgttgGATTGTTCAATAATGGAAAGGGCGAGGATGCGTACACAATGTTTTGTGATTTGAAGGATAAATGTTCGTTAGTTAACGGGGAGACCTATAAATGCGTGATATTACAGTTTTGTAAGGAAGATAAGATAGAGGAAGCGCTGAATCTGGTCGAAGAAATGGAAGCTAGAGGATTCATCGTTGATTTGGTCACGATTGAGTCGCTTCTAATTAAGCTAGTTAGGAAAGGGAGATGGGATTTGATTGAGAGACTATTGAAGCATATCAGAGAAGAAAATCTCTTCTCGCCAGAAGTTTTGAAATGGAAAACCAACATAGATATATTGAGGGGAAAAAATATGAACTTAACTAGGATTACTCGAGACGATGATAAATCAGAGGttgttgatattgaagaggagAATTCTTCGCAACTATCCACACATAAAAGTGATTTGTACCAAATGATCTCTCTTAAAAGGAAAAGCAAAAGAATACAATCTAGACATGTTACTGAACATGTAAGTGAATGTTACTACATCAATATGGTCAATGTGTACTTGTCGGCATACCTAGCCAAGGGAGACATGAGCTTAGCATGCCAATTGTTTGTGAAGTCCCGGGAAATGGGTCTCAACCCTATCACATACACCTACAATTCCATTATTTCTTGTTTGGTCGACAATGGATATTTCGATGAGGCATGGGATGTGCTTCACAAGATGGATAAAAATCTATGTAATGCCGACGTAGCAACCTACAATATGATTATCCACGGGTTAGGGAAAATGGGGAGAGTTGATCTACTAAACCAGTTTCTCAATTCATACAAGGATGGAGGGGGTTATCTTGACCATATCATGTACAACACCTTGATTAATGCTTTTGGAAAGTGCGGCGATTTGGATAAAGCAAACAAGTTTTTTGAGGAAATGAAATCTAGTGGAATGCACCCTTGTCGGATAACCTTCAACACGATGATCGATATCCACGCTAAGGCGGGTCGAGTGGAGGACGCCCATAGATTTCTGAAAATGATGTTAAATTCTGATTGTGCACCTAATCATGTTACCGATACAATTCTAAAATTTTTggaagtattaaataaataa